The Nematostella vectensis chromosome 6, jaNemVect1.1, whole genome shotgun sequence region GAGGAAGGCTGAGGAGGAACCGATCGTGGTGGAAGCGGAAGCTATTGAAGAGCCCAAGGCAGCACGATCATCCCGAAAATCTACCAAGGCACAGGAGCCTTTAACTGAACCAAAGGCGAAAGTCACGAAGACTAGGTCCGCCCGTGGAAAGAAACGATTAGCAGAGCCCATTTCTGATGATATCCAAGTTGTCGAAGATGCCCCAAAGACACGTTCTACCCGGGGAATGAAAAAGGCGAAAGTTGAACCAAGCTCAGCCGAGGAAGTTCCGAAGTCTACCCGAAAGACTCGCGGAAAAAAGAAAGCAGTCGCCGTAGAAAAGCCTGTCACCACCAGAGTAACGAGGAACAGAACGTCTAGAAGGAAGTGAACATAAAAGGAACTGTCTCTCACGCCTGTACATAACATTCATAGTTTTTATTCATCGCAGACCGTTTGCGCCGACTTTTTGTCAATGAAATGcgtgttttttatatttttttgaaattgtttttaaaaatcaacCATATAATCTTCATCGTTGTAGCATAGTCTTAAATAGTTTCAGATTTAAAGTAAGTTTGCAGTCTGTGAAAATCAAACTGCGCTAAATAGTTGAGGAACATGTATACCCTGTATATAGCGCGCCTCGCGTGCTAGGGATATCGCCTGTATTGTTGCAGTTTACAATGCATCCATGCACAGCGGATAGTAGCTAGCATGAATGCACCGAACACGCCCACTGTACATAGTCATCTATCGGGCCCAAATAAATTATAATCTATACATGTGTTTTGTATTCAATACCTTCTCCGCTCTCAAGGTTAATGATGATATCCAGCTTAGACTGGTTTTCGAAAATCCTTGAAATACTTTGGTACTTATACACTGtaatgtatttgttttcttttgttctggcttgactacaCTTTAACAAATACATTTTGtagcacgggattttgaaaaccactctatgtCACTCTGTAGACCAATTAACTATTTGCTAGTACCCTTGTGTGTATTGTTGTAAGCTTTCTCGGGATGTTTTCATAATGGTGTTTTATGTCCCTTATATTCAGGTTATGATAACGTGTAGTTTGAAGAGACTGAACTGGGGACGGACAAGTAGAAAGTGATGGAGGAGtgggcaattttttttttcttgctgctGTAGTGACACTGCTGAAAGCTTTGtgggaaaatatttttttttcctctttctATGGCGTTAAAGGCGCAgttatttctgtgtttattttggctttaGTTTGTCACCAAATTAGACCCAAAAGGTTaggtgatctcttagcgcaagtcccctactCCCAATATTATGTCTAGCTGACAGACGCCATATCGAAAGTTAGACTCTTGAGGCggattttttaaattcttttttttatatatatttattctttccatttttttatcacttaacacctttattttcttataaaataattatatacaTAATTACGATCAATGAATATTCTATGGGCACCAACTTACATATCGAATAACATTACCGGTATAACCACAGTACTTGGTGACCACGGTACATCAAATACCGTATGATGTCAGTTCATTTCCCTGTCGAAGCCAAGGAAGGAGCCCAGTCTCTCTGCCTCGTTAAGGGACCAAGCGGTCCAGTCCTCCTCGCTGATACGACTCAACGTTTCCTATTGGAAAGATGGGGGTGATAGTAAGTACTCAACCTCCCCCACCAGGGCTTTCAGGGTAACATGGCGTCTAGCAACtaaaaattacccagaagaccctggagACAAGATTGAGTAGCACTGCATCCAGGCCTCGATGATATATGTAAATAATATTCCATAGCATGTAGTTATAAGCTTGGCATAGTGCAAcaaattttaacaaaaatgcaCATTACCTTCAACCCCTTGTACTGGACAGCACTTGTCTGATTCTCTCGGTTGTCGCACAGGACAATAAGCAGACTTTGCACAGCGTTTTTCCGCTGAATACGAAGCAGAGGAGAGTATGGGAACATTCTTTAATTTGCGAAAGCAGAGGAGATTTTGATGCGCAGAAATGTACCAGTGTGATTCTGGTtcttattcgcagttcctttttcgtctgtttccttattcgctcagttccttattcaaatccggggtggggtggggggggttcTTACATGATAACTTTTAATTCGGGTTcgaacagtatttaggcataacagtttactcagaacaagtccaacagaATTTTCGTCGGATAATTCTGGTTGCATTCACGTGCTCTGCTGCTAAAcggagctgtgaacatgagactgctacaaaaggtcaaattacgcaaTGCGCAATGCTCTCTCCGAGTGCAAATTTATTTGAAAGGGCAAAATGTGTGTGTGCATAAGTCAATAGAAAGATGGTCAATAGCATTTCTCACCAAGGCGGAGTGTTCAGGTCCGCTTTCTTGTAGTATTTCGCACAGCACTTCAACCATTCCCATTGTACTAGAAAAAACATACTTCACATCAAAACACCAATTATGCATTTTAAATCTTATTTGATTCACGAAGAATTAGCATTGAAAAAATGCTGCACCAAACGAGGACGAAATATATTCGCTTTATATTTATACTCGTTGCAGTCTTTCTTCAGGGTTCTCTCGGTTTTGTTGGATAATAAGGCGCGGATACACACTGGACCTGATTAAACAATATGCGGATAATGTGCGGCCTGTCCGAATACATCTGAACAAGCCCGCAATTCAAAGCAAGAAATGCAATATTCTATAAGGTCAAGCTACCTTGTTCGGTCTTTTGCGTCTTTGCTGGAACTGCAGATATTACCAATGGCCTGAGTTGCTGCCTGAAGACAAAATAGACAAAAATCTTAATCAAAATAGGTCATTTATCAGCTAAGCGTCGGTCTGTATCGTGAAAAACCATGACCTCGGCCATTAAAATACTGACCACGGTATTTCACAATACTGTTGACCTCCCAGATGGTAAATAACATTTATTTCTTGATATTTCTCACCAATCTCATGGACATGGGCATTGACACATCACTTGCAATGGACATCAGGTTCACTAAGTAGCTACCAGCGAACTTGGCAATAGGAGGTCCTCCTGGGAAATCAACGAAAATCATCATATCAGAACGCAAACCTCGCCACTATTTCGTGCTAAACCAAATAGAAATGAGTGCCGATGTACGTCCTTACCAGACCACGCTATATGTCCCAGATCCTTGATCGCTGAAAAACGAAGCATCCAATCTAATTTTAGTACGTAATCTATACATTGTCTGCTATGAAGAGGAAAGGATCATGGTCGTTATTAGTAGAAAGCATCAACCATTCTTGTATCTACCTAGTGCAGAGGCAGACGCCTTTTTTCGCGTGTACTTTGTAAGATTTCTACTCTACATGGGGTCCGCTGCCTCTAGCGTCTCACTTCATTAGATGCTCCACCCACCCACAACCGTGTACTCTAGTTGGAACGAAAGGCGAAGTTGTCATGACCTTGGCTGCTATCAGAACGCGCCCCAACCCCCTCGCCATGTGCCCCACCCACCCCTTGTACTCAAGTGATTGCTCATGTGCCCCACCTAACCACACACACCCTGTACCTTGTACTCTAGTTGTGACATAAGGCGAAGTTGTCATGACCTTGGCTGCTATCAGAACGCGCCCCAACCCCCTCGCCATGTGCCCCACCCACCCCTTGTACTCAAGTGATTGCTCATGTGCCCCACCTAATCACACACACCCTGTACCTTGTACTCTAGTTGTGACATAAGGCGAAGTTGTCATGACCTTGGCTGCTATCAGAACGTCTCTCTCGTACAAGTTGTCATCCATGAGCGTGGCTACATCTTGGAGCTGGGTCTTACCTAAAGGAATATGTCTTTGTATTGAACCGATATCTTCCAAATTACAACCTTAACCGTACATTTATACAACGTGTGAATTTGGCAAGTCTTTTAAGAGCTCATCACTAATAATTTCGCATGACACGTGGAGTCCACTAATAAAACCAGTTAGATCATGAACcaaggtataaatcaacacaaggccGAAAAGGTATGTGGAaagcctctgtgaaacagagtagttgcgctgactttcgagcgttagcccttcgtcggctccttcttttgctccgacaaagggctaacgctcgaaacgtcagcgttccacataccttttcaaccttgtgttgatttatatcttgtctacaccacgcctacgcagaccatctggtttttttacagcttgcctgtagtctttctagttataccatttaCATCATGAACCAACAGTAATCTACCGCTATAAGGGCCCATCCTAGCCACCATAACAGCCATTAACTCCCTCTTAAGAAATGGTATtgctagaagaaaaaaaactttgcgcGCTAGAAAGTACCAACACCCGTCAAGTAATTGTCACTCACCATTGTTTCGCCTTCTGAGCTCTCTGAGCGTGTCTTGTACTTGCCCTCCTAGCCAATTCATACCAATATTATCTATACCGGAGCCCTTCTAGGTTATCTTATCTGCAGCCAAGCACTGCTAGGCAGTGGAATTGATCAATAAAACAAGTTTGTATTTCTAAGAACACCAAAAAACACCATTATGACGTGCCCTCGTAAAGCGCGCGCAGACTTAACTATTTGCGCCGCCAAAGGGCGTAAAGCTCTGTAAAGCGCCAGCATTACGAGTTTGCTTTAGATTAGTCCAGACCCGGGCTGTCTGTGCGCTCGGCATTTTGGCTCGCTAGAAAGAGTCCAGTCTTAATTGCATGCGCAAGCGCgaaaatacaacaacaacaacaaaacaaaaattaatagtaaaacaacgCGAATTTTGACGAAGTAACAGTTAATACACATAAACAGGGGTCCGCCGATCAACGTAAATCCTGCATCGTTTCCGCGACACGTTCATTATTGCTAGGATACTCAAATGgacaaataagaacaaaatgGCCTTCCACCTCTCTTATTAGATCCCTGAGAAAGAAAGGGTACCAACAGGCAGAAGTAGATCACCTCTTTACGAGTATTATTGTGCCTATATTAATCGTTTGACAGTCTATGGGGCTAGTCATTAAGTGTTAAACACCATTCAGAGATTTTTCGACAGGTGCAAAAAAGGAGGTATGTTTCTTATAAAGTCAATATCATGAATCTGCTTCAGAAAACGGATACTGATCTTCACCAAAATGAAATGTAACCACAACTACCCTCTGTTGTTATATAAACTAATTACACTCTTCATAAAGAGAAACTCGCCAAGCCCCGCGTTAATACTGA contains the following coding sequences:
- the LOC116615492 gene encoding armadillo-like helical domain-containing protein 2 isoform X2, whose product is MTTSPYVTTRVQAIKDLGHIAWSGGPPIAKFAGSYLVNLMSIASDVSMPMSMRLAATQAIGNICSSSKDAKDRTSTMGMVEVLCEILQESGPEHSALRKNAVQSLLIVLCDNRENQTSAVQYKGLKETLSRISEEDWTAWSLNEAERLGSFLGFDREMN
- the LOC116615492 gene encoding armadillo-like helical domain-containing protein 2 isoform X1, with protein sequence MNWLGGQVQDTLRELRRRNNGKTQLQDVATLMDDNLYERDVLIAAKVMTTSPYVTTRVQAIKDLGHIAWSGGPPIAKFAGSYLVNLMSIASDVSMPMSMRLAATQAIGNICSSSKDAKDRTSTMGMVEVLCEILQESGPEHSALRKNAVQSLLIVLCDNRENQTSAVQYKGLKETLSRISEEDWTAWSLNEAERLGSFLGFDREMN